The following proteins are co-located in the Mesorhizobium sp. M1E.F.Ca.ET.045.02.1.1 genome:
- a CDS encoding TetR/AcrR family transcriptional regulator: protein MKRSLDRKTRIALEPRKQPRQKRSSKVVDRILDAALILTREQGTRAPTTLAIAQRAGLSVGSVYQYFPNKEAILLDLARRWLSSFPEVIRKRINVPRPTNRDEFRREVRKLFIDTSRLYLDNVTLMPVIEAISGNADLRPIQDEYDKQIIALYAAWLQHVNPALEEKIAKRLGLVMMEVGHACRLVGLKRDRKTFDLIEDDVEAMWLALVNPYLNLD, encoded by the coding sequence GTGAAGCGCAGTCTCGACCGCAAGACCAGGATAGCGCTCGAACCGCGCAAGCAGCCGCGGCAAAAACGGTCAAGCAAGGTGGTCGACAGGATTCTCGACGCGGCGCTGATCCTGACGCGTGAGCAGGGAACCAGGGCGCCGACGACGCTGGCCATCGCGCAACGCGCGGGCCTCTCGGTCGGCTCGGTCTATCAGTACTTTCCCAACAAGGAAGCCATTCTTCTGGACCTGGCCCGGCGCTGGCTGTCGTCTTTTCCCGAGGTCATCCGGAAGCGTATCAACGTCCCCCGGCCGACCAACCGCGACGAGTTTCGGCGCGAAGTGCGCAAACTCTTCATCGACACATCCAGGCTCTATCTGGACAACGTCACGCTGATGCCGGTGATCGAAGCCATATCCGGCAACGCCGACCTCAGGCCGATCCAGGACGAATATGACAAGCAGATCATCGCCCTCTACGCAGCCTGGTTGCAACATGTGAACCCGGCCCTTGAAGAAAAGATCGCCAAGCGGTTGGGCCTGGTGATGATGGAGGTCGGACACGCCTGCAGGCTTGTGGGGCTGAAGAGAGATCGCAAGACATTCGACCTCATCGAGGACGATGTGGAAGCCATGTGGCTGGCTCTCGTGAACCCCTATCTCAACCTCGACTGA